A single Micromonospora sp. CCTCC AA 2012012 DNA region contains:
- the rplS gene encoding 50S ribosomal protein L19, whose product MNILDALDAQSKRVDVPDFRAGDTVKVHARVVEGNRSRVQIFQGVVIRRQGDGLRETFSVRKVSFGVGVERTYPLNSPGIDRIEVVTRGDVRRAKLYYLRELRGKKAKIKELREKQPTS is encoded by the coding sequence ATGAACATCCTGGACGCCCTTGACGCCCAGTCCAAGCGGGTCGACGTTCCCGACTTCCGCGCCGGTGACACCGTCAAGGTGCACGCGCGGGTCGTCGAGGGCAACCGGTCCCGGGTCCAGATCTTCCAGGGCGTCGTCATCCGCCGCCAGGGTGACGGTCTGCGCGAGACCTTCTCGGTCCGTAAGGTCAGCTTCGGCGTCGGTGTCGAGCGGACCTACCCGCTGAACAGCCCGGGCATCGACCGGATCGAGGTCGTGACCCGCGGTGACGTTCGCCGGGCCAAGCTCTACTACCTCCGCGAGCTGCGCGGCAAGAAGGCCAAGATCAAGGAGCTGCGCGAGAAGCAGCCGACGAGCTGA
- the trmD gene encoding tRNA (guanosine(37)-N1)-methyltransferase TrmD, giving the protein MRVDIVSIFPEYFAPLDLSLIGRARETGTLRLAVHDLRSWTHDVHRTVDDTPYGGGPGMVMRPEPWGEALDALAPDELSPDGHTLPRLLVPSPAGVPFTQALAHELAAESHLLFACGRYEGIDQRVLDHAAGRMRVTEVSLGDYVLFGGEVAVLVILEAVTRLLPGVLGNAGSLDEESHAHGLLEAPMYTKPATWRGHEVPEVLRSGDHGRIARWRRDSSLLRTATRRPDMIAALPPESLDKRDRAALDRGGFQSPPGDVAK; this is encoded by the coding sequence ATGCGCGTCGACATCGTGTCGATCTTTCCGGAATACTTCGCCCCGCTCGACCTCTCCCTGATCGGCAGGGCCCGGGAGACCGGGACGCTGCGGCTGGCCGTACACGATCTGCGGAGCTGGACCCACGACGTGCACCGCACGGTCGACGACACGCCCTACGGCGGCGGGCCCGGCATGGTCATGCGGCCGGAGCCCTGGGGTGAGGCGCTGGACGCCCTCGCCCCGGACGAGCTGAGCCCGGACGGCCACACCCTGCCCCGGCTGCTGGTCCCGTCGCCGGCCGGTGTCCCGTTCACCCAGGCTCTGGCGCACGAGCTGGCCGCCGAGTCGCACCTGCTCTTCGCCTGCGGCCGGTACGAGGGCATCGACCAGCGGGTGCTCGACCACGCCGCCGGCCGGATGCGGGTGACCGAGGTCTCCCTCGGCGACTACGTGCTCTTCGGCGGCGAGGTCGCGGTGCTGGTGATCCTGGAGGCGGTCACCCGGCTGCTGCCCGGGGTGCTCGGCAACGCCGGCTCGCTGGACGAGGAGTCGCACGCCCACGGGCTGCTGGAGGCGCCGATGTACACCAAGCCGGCGACCTGGCGCGGGCACGAGGTGCCCGAGGTGCTCCGCTCGGGCGACCACGGCCGGATCGCCCGCTGGCGTCGGGACTCCTCGCTGCTGCGTACGGCCACCCGCCGGCCCGACATGATCGCCGCGCTGCCCCCGGAGAGCCTGGACAAGCGGGACCGGGCCGCGCTGGACCGGGGTGGATTTCAGTCGCCGCCGGGGGATGTGGCAAAGTAG
- the rimM gene encoding ribosome maturation factor RimM (Essential for efficient processing of 16S rRNA): MLLIVGRIGKPHGIRGEVTVEVRTDEPEARFAPGSVLVTEPGAAAPANPAPGPGVLFTVPRELTVEAARWHQGRMLVAFEGVADRAVAEALRGTLIGVESTDVESPEDPEEFHDHQLVGLAVVTPAGERLGEVARIDHAPASDLLVLRRPEGRTALIPFVKAIVPEVDLAGGRVVVDPPAGLLDL, encoded by the coding sequence ATGCTTCTCATCGTCGGCAGGATCGGCAAACCGCACGGCATCCGCGGTGAGGTCACCGTGGAGGTGCGGACCGACGAGCCCGAAGCGCGCTTCGCCCCCGGTTCGGTGCTGGTCACCGAGCCGGGGGCGGCCGCTCCGGCCAACCCCGCACCGGGTCCGGGCGTCCTCTTCACCGTGCCCCGGGAGCTGACCGTCGAGGCGGCCCGCTGGCACCAGGGCCGGATGCTGGTCGCCTTCGAGGGCGTCGCGGACCGCGCCGTCGCCGAGGCGCTGCGGGGCACCCTGATCGGGGTGGAGAGCACGGACGTGGAGTCGCCGGAGGACCCGGAGGAGTTCCACGACCACCAGCTGGTGGGCCTGGCCGTGGTCACCCCGGCCGGGGAGCGGCTGGGCGAGGTGGCCCGGATCGACCACGCGCCCGCGTCCGACCTGCTGGTGCTGCGCCGCCCCGAGGGGCGTACCGCGCTGATCCCGTTCGTCAAGGCGATCGTCCCCGAGGTAGACCTCGCCGGCGGTCGCGTCGTGGTCGACCCGCCGGCCGGTCTGCTCGATCTCTAG
- a CDS encoding RNA-binding protein produces MPTPVSRPDVALRPALEHLVKGIVDNPDDVRVRMVDSRRGKRLEVRVHPEDLGTVIGRSGRTAKALRQVIGSIGGRGVRVDIVDSY; encoded by the coding sequence CTGCCGACGCCGGTGAGCAGGCCTGACGTGGCACTGCGTCCCGCGCTGGAGCACCTGGTCAAGGGGATCGTCGACAACCCGGACGACGTGCGCGTCCGCATGGTCGACTCCCGTCGGGGCAAGCGGCTGGAAGTCCGCGTGCACCCCGAGGACCTCGGTACGGTGATCGGACGGTCCGGCCGGACCGCCAAGGCGCTGCGCCAGGTGATCGGCTCCATCGGTGGACGCGGGGTACGCGTCGACATCGTCGACTCGTACTGA
- the rpsP gene encoding 30S ribosomal protein S16: MAVKIRLLRMGKIRNPQYRIVIADSRVKRDGRAIEFVGVYQPKEDPSVIEVKSERVQYWLSVGAQPSEAVQRLLELTGDWQKFKGLPAPPPLKVAPERADRKAAYEAEAKAAAGLAPETPAKPAKKAAKAEAPAKTEAAAETEAPKTEAPAEAPAAAADAGEQA; this comes from the coding sequence GTGGCCGTAAAGATCCGGCTCCTGCGGATGGGTAAGATCCGCAACCCGCAGTACCGCATCGTCATCGCCGACTCGCGCGTCAAGCGCGACGGCCGGGCGATCGAGTTCGTGGGCGTGTACCAGCCGAAGGAAGACCCTTCGGTGATCGAGGTCAAGTCGGAGCGGGTCCAGTACTGGCTCTCGGTCGGCGCGCAGCCGAGCGAGGCCGTGCAGCGCCTGCTGGAGCTGACCGGTGACTGGCAGAAGTTCAAGGGCCTGCCGGCCCCGCCGCCGCTGAAGGTCGCCCCCGAGCGGGCCGACCGCAAGGCGGCGTACGAGGCCGAGGCGAAGGCCGCCGCCGGCCTGGCCCCGGAGACCCCGGCCAAGCCCGCCAAGAAGGCCGCCAAGGCCGAGGCCCCGGCCAAGACCGAGGCCGCCGCCGAGACCGAGGCGCCGAAGACCGAGGCTCCGGCCGAGGCCCCGGCCGCTGCTGCCGACGCCGGTGAGCAGGCCTGA